Proteins encoded within one genomic window of Spirochaeta isovalerica:
- a CDS encoding peptidoglycan DD-metalloendopeptidase family protein → MNRNRMMNRKIIFTALFLMAGSLIFAQQDSRYDAGKNLPFNQKAGNVDPQTGNVTVQVTDLSLPGRAGMDFSFGRIWKTNQSNIFSMSRNPVDGSNRLTSHTIEEVNNMGAGWATSLPYILSDDSSGDRIISLFFGGGAYEIDQTGVKVRNLNKSNILWYDLLDKRIYEDSSKAYTDGPVAVSSLSSFGVADNDSERNKYELILKDNSRYLFRPDGKLMTHIDKSGLNEIWYYYDSADRLSVVVDTIGRIIRFSYDGDSNLEKIEWDVISHEIGEDGSRKTETETRSITYSYQPASNYSNVSSLVGLVSDYNPSYALTSVKDAMGHETRYEYTDVKASFSYESHLSHWQNASLLLTGIRNFVDGADLALSEKRYEYAVPAKGMYTKYFWGGYMEYYKVSRQWNIDREGREVGNTTYIYHDNNEAGNFNCYTTLVETGGVRQTYLYTISSDPSQNDVLDTLTTETGDGYVEQTDYVYNSDRVKTLEETYRMGQFAFSQKYLYDLKGNLKEHTDKMGLVTVKQYDDKYSIPVRETRLFQSAGEDKEYDLERVLTPLGQVEKEILYIDDEGITRGLVTSYDYDSFGNVISVTDPGGIVSHTVYDSAVNAWPVRSWQIVSEENYLTRADADFWFNLPDTTNQIKLSSWRVFNSDGSPWLEVDAEGFAVEHYYDDLGSEITTIYPDENDVLLAGSDFDDISTHVSWSAFLTSRENNPGVRQQINYENAYVKTLTDFEYDDAGHSWSTLSTAVQQDGLGNVVKEITYGAGGFVHAVKTMTYDLYGRMVALTDPDAGTTSSSIWVNDVKVNRFDKTWLVKYDDLGRTIKVLYPDTGSGSKIKLIRYNDRENSIMTTDPEGSDVYERMDWNGNVVERIAYGNSSTVSTERQTYTFEYDQLNRMTKSTDPEGQETGYRFDERNLLIRQIYGNGSDYMIYNDRGLLISKTDRKGQIIAFSYDEAGRNTRTEYYKSGAVTPDDTEYRLYDKRGNVIRVENKTLIEQCEFDGAGRLASLNRRLKDILHRNSIATVYGGSVADQVFSFDYGYTASGLLRQMTYPDGSVHDFSYDQYLGYLSSIGEGSDEAAIAPFVTDLKYNKSGVVTEMAYSNGTTQLWDFDNRKRIERIRIGMTDTPGRYIEDLNYQIDGSGNIKAINDNKYGYDGFHRIATADTKLPEIPDARAIVEEHFGTYNGGDPVEGRVYDAAADLYPNGTADGRVNGEDYLQALIDLEGATAEGDLPFDRESFAYDRNGNRTKIVQNGDEYFYSYGERNRLEKIDVKREGELSRTLYAQYAYDENGNTTSRTIYGQDGIETVVFEYDVLNRLIKTTRGSEYTEYTYDNAGNRVVKVSSDGSLTLYLRHGTIAVAMDMEVNGDQTDEKGSINRYVLSGDLVAGRVTTTVNADNSTDTEKNFYHLDHLNSTKVVTDESGEVVVNYTYRAFGEQLKRLDSANNPTEDLGKYSYGGKELDEDINLYYFNARFYDATTGRFINVDPVQDGTNWYAYVNNDPLNRIDPTGLESADAAYSWVKSFEDAPDFKEPVDAPVTSKAGPREPLNTSQGESSPIHKGWDYAPTNGETQTYGASADGKILVTDSRKDIGSYTVLDHGNGWQSHYYHDDVPSLYRDNEPIESGQMIGGMGQSGKATGPHLHFEIRKDGESIDPAVFFNRKEVMTGCQD, encoded by the coding sequence ATGAATAGGAATAGAATGATGAACAGAAAAATTATTTTTACAGCCTTATTCCTCATGGCGGGATCATTGATTTTTGCCCAGCAGGATAGCCGGTACGATGCGGGAAAAAACCTCCCATTTAATCAGAAAGCCGGGAATGTCGATCCCCAGACCGGTAATGTGACAGTACAAGTCACTGACCTCTCTTTGCCCGGAAGGGCGGGGATGGATTTCTCTTTTGGAAGGATCTGGAAAACAAACCAGTCCAATATCTTCTCCATGTCGCGCAATCCAGTGGACGGCAGTAACAGGCTCACCTCCCACACTATCGAAGAAGTCAACAATATGGGTGCGGGCTGGGCGACCAGTCTTCCCTATATCCTCTCGGACGATAGTTCCGGCGATAGAATTATCAGTCTGTTTTTCGGAGGTGGAGCGTACGAAATCGATCAGACCGGCGTAAAGGTTCGCAACTTAAACAAATCGAACATTCTGTGGTACGATCTTCTGGACAAAAGAATTTATGAAGATTCTTCAAAAGCCTATACAGACGGACCAGTTGCTGTTTCTTCGCTGTCATCTTTTGGAGTGGCCGATAACGATTCCGAGAGGAACAAATACGAACTTATTTTAAAAGACAACAGCCGTTATCTCTTCCGACCCGACGGAAAGCTAATGACGCACATCGATAAAAGCGGACTGAATGAGATTTGGTATTACTACGATTCCGCGGACAGACTCAGCGTTGTTGTGGATACAATTGGCCGCATCATCCGGTTTTCCTACGATGGTGATTCAAACCTGGAAAAAATAGAGTGGGATGTCATTTCACATGAAATCGGCGAAGACGGTTCCAGAAAAACTGAAACTGAAACCAGATCAATAACTTACAGTTACCAACCGGCATCCAATTACTCCAATGTCTCCTCATTGGTCGGGCTGGTAAGTGATTATAATCCTTCTTATGCACTCACATCGGTAAAGGATGCCATGGGGCATGAGACCAGGTATGAATACACAGATGTCAAAGCCTCATTCAGCTATGAAAGTCACCTCTCTCATTGGCAGAATGCTTCTCTGCTTCTAACGGGTATCAGAAATTTTGTCGATGGAGCCGATCTGGCCCTTAGTGAAAAACGCTATGAATACGCCGTTCCCGCAAAAGGAATGTACACAAAATACTTCTGGGGCGGATACATGGAGTATTACAAGGTCAGCCGTCAGTGGAATATCGACCGCGAGGGAAGAGAGGTCGGAAACACTACGTACATCTACCACGACAACAATGAGGCGGGTAACTTCAACTGTTACACTACACTTGTCGAAACAGGCGGCGTTCGGCAGACCTATCTCTACACAATCAGTTCCGATCCCTCTCAGAATGATGTTCTTGATACTCTGACAACGGAAACAGGCGACGGTTATGTGGAGCAGACAGATTATGTCTACAACTCGGACAGAGTTAAAACACTTGAAGAAACATACCGCATGGGCCAGTTTGCCTTTAGTCAGAAATATCTCTATGACCTTAAAGGAAACCTTAAGGAGCATACCGATAAAATGGGTCTGGTTACTGTTAAGCAATACGATGATAAGTACAGCATCCCCGTTCGAGAAACACGGCTGTTCCAGTCGGCCGGAGAAGACAAAGAATATGATCTGGAAAGAGTTCTCACTCCTTTGGGGCAAGTAGAAAAGGAAATCCTCTATATCGACGATGAAGGCATAACCCGAGGATTAGTTACTTCTTATGATTACGATTCATTTGGCAATGTCATCAGCGTTACCGATCCGGGGGGCATTGTTTCTCATACTGTCTATGATAGCGCCGTAAATGCCTGGCCAGTCAGATCCTGGCAGATCGTGAGCGAAGAAAACTATCTCACACGGGCCGATGCCGACTTCTGGTTCAATCTTCCCGACACGACGAACCAAATCAAACTTAGCAGCTGGCGGGTCTTCAACTCCGATGGTTCCCCATGGCTTGAAGTCGATGCCGAAGGTTTTGCGGTGGAGCATTATTACGATGACCTGGGTTCTGAAATCACCACTATTTATCCCGATGAGAATGATGTTTTACTCGCAGGAAGTGACTTTGATGATATATCCACCCATGTTTCGTGGTCAGCCTTCCTGACAAGCCGGGAAAATAATCCCGGAGTGAGGCAGCAGATCAATTATGAAAATGCCTACGTTAAAACACTAACTGATTTTGAATACGATGATGCCGGTCATAGCTGGAGCACGCTTTCTACGGCCGTTCAGCAGGACGGCCTGGGCAATGTGGTAAAAGAGATCACCTACGGAGCCGGAGGTTTTGTACATGCTGTTAAAACCATGACATACGACCTCTACGGGCGAATGGTGGCTCTGACGGATCCCGATGCGGGAACTACTTCCAGTTCCATCTGGGTCAATGATGTAAAGGTTAACAGGTTCGATAAAACCTGGCTGGTAAAATACGACGATCTGGGACGAACAATAAAGGTTCTCTATCCCGATACGGGAAGCGGAAGCAAGATTAAATTGATCCGATACAATGACAGGGAAAACTCCATAATGACCACCGATCCTGAAGGTTCCGATGTTTATGAGCGAATGGATTGGAATGGCAATGTGGTTGAACGCATCGCGTATGGAAACTCATCAACCGTTTCTACAGAGAGACAGACTTACACCTTCGAGTATGACCAGCTGAACCGGATGACAAAATCAACCGATCCCGAAGGGCAGGAAACCGGATATCGCTTTGATGAGAGAAACCTGCTGATTCGTCAGATTTACGGAAACGGCAGTGATTACATGATCTATAACGACAGAGGACTTTTAATATCCAAAACAGATAGAAAAGGTCAGATAATTGCGTTCTCTTATGATGAAGCGGGAAGAAATACCCGAACCGAATACTACAAATCTGGAGCTGTAACTCCAGATGATACGGAATATCGCCTCTATGATAAACGTGGCAATGTTATCCGCGTAGAGAACAAGACTTTGATTGAACAATGTGAGTTTGACGGAGCAGGCCGACTAGCCTCCCTTAACCGCAGATTGAAAGACATTCTCCATAGAAACTCAATAGCAACGGTTTACGGCGGATCAGTCGCAGACCAGGTTTTCTCCTTCGATTACGGTTATACGGCTAGCGGACTGCTGCGACAGATGACGTATCCCGACGGATCGGTACACGACTTCTCCTATGATCAATACCTTGGGTATCTATCATCGATTGGTGAGGGTAGCGATGAAGCTGCCATAGCTCCTTTTGTCACCGATCTTAAATACAACAAAAGCGGTGTTGTTACGGAAATGGCTTATTCAAACGGCACAACTCAGCTCTGGGACTTTGACAACCGGAAACGGATAGAGCGGATACGGATAGGTATGACAGATACTCCCGGGAGATATATAGAAGATTTGAACTATCAGATTGACGGCTCGGGAAATATAAAGGCTATTAATGATAATAAGTACGGATACGATGGATTTCATAGAATTGCAACGGCTGATACCAAATTGCCGGAGATTCCCGATGCCCGGGCCATTGTAGAAGAGCATTTTGGCACCTACAACGGGGGAGATCCTGTCGAGGGGAGAGTCTACGATGCCGCGGCGGATCTGTATCCCAATGGAACGGCTGACGGAAGGGTAAACGGAGAGGATTACCTTCAGGCTCTTATCGATCTGGAAGGGGCGACCGCTGAAGGAGATCTGCCATTTGACAGGGAAAGTTTTGCCTATGACCGCAATGGGAACAGGACTAAGATTGTACAGAATGGAGATGAGTATTTCTATTCCTATGGTGAGAGAAATCGACTCGAGAAGATTGACGTGAAAAGAGAAGGGGAACTTTCCCGGACACTTTATGCCCAATATGCCTATGACGAGAACGGTAATACAACTTCACGAACCATCTATGGACAGGATGGAATTGAGACAGTAGTATTTGAATACGATGTACTCAATCGCCTGATAAAGACTACCAGAGGTTCTGAGTATACTGAGTATACTTATGATAATGCGGGGAATCGCGTCGTTAAGGTTTCTTCCGACGGTTCTTTAACCCTGTATTTAAGACATGGTACAATTGCAGTGGCGATGGATATGGAAGTTAATGGAGACCAGACCGATGAAAAAGGCAGCATTAATCGCTATGTACTTTCCGGGGATTTAGTCGCCGGTCGAGTCACGACTACAGTAAATGCAGATAATTCTACAGATACTGAGAAGAACTTTTACCATCTTGATCATTTGAATTCGACCAAGGTTGTGACTGATGAATCCGGTGAAGTTGTGGTGAACTATACATACCGGGCTTTTGGGGAGCAGCTGAAGAGATTGGATTCGGCAAATAATCCGACGGAAGATTTGGGTAAATATTCATATGGTGGTAAAGAGCTGGATGAGGATATAAACCTATATTACTTCAATGCAAGGTTTTATGATGCGACGACCGGACGGTTTATCAATGTGGATCCGGTGCAGGACGGCACAAACTGGTATGCATATGTAAACAATGATCCTTTAAACCGTATCGATCCGACTGGTTTAGAGAGTGCTGATGCCGCTTATAGTTGGGTTAAAAGCTTCGAAGATGCACCAGATTTTAAAGAACCTGTTGATGCTCCAGTTACTTCAAAAGCTGGACCTAGAGAACCTCTTAATACATCACAAGGTGAGTCCTCTCCTATCCATAAAGGCTGGGATTATGCCCCAACGAATGGAGAAACTCAAACATACGGAGCTTCTGCAGATGGAAAAATCCTTGTAACCGATTCGAGGAAAGATATCGGGAGTTATACAGTTCTTGATCATGGGAATGGATGGCAGTCACACTATTATCATGATGATGTACCTTCTCTGTATCGGGATAATGAACCAATCGAGTCTGGACAAATGATTGGAGGTATGGGCCAATCAGGAAAAGCCACAGGTCCTCATCTCCATTTTGAAATCAGAAAAGACGGTGAGAGTATTGATCCCGCAGTATTTTTTAACAGAAAGGAGGTTATGACAGGATGCCAAGATTAA
- a CDS encoding helix-turn-helix domain-containing protein, whose product MPRPLKNKLPPLSQEDIDIGENITRYRKQKGLTQVQLAAQIGITQKLISDYETGRVRLNAEMIIRLSQALEVSSDTILGISPVEDASPVSLKISQRMRKIESLPPFDQKALLKTIDNALKGAGMDSSNSSGE is encoded by the coding sequence CAAACTACCGCCACTTTCACAGGAAGACATCGACATCGGAGAGAATATTACCCGGTATCGAAAACAAAAAGGCCTGACACAGGTTCAATTAGCCGCTCAGATCGGAATTACACAGAAGTTAATATCTGATTACGAAACAGGCCGTGTCCGTCTCAATGCCGAGATGATTATCAGGCTTTCCCAAGCTCTTGAAGTGTCATCAGATACAATCCTCGGAATTTCCCCGGTAGAAGATGCCTCACCGGTAAGCCTGAAAATAAGCCAGAGAATGAGGAAAATTGAATCATTGCCCCCTTTCGATCAGAAAGCGCTTCTAAAGACTATTGATAACGCTTTGAAGGGTGCCGGAATGGATTCTTCAAATTCTTCCGGGGAATAA